In Methylophaga thalassica, one genomic interval encodes:
- a CDS encoding sodium-dependent transporter produces the protein MARPTKSIHGEWTSRWAFILAATGSAVGLGNIWKFPYITGENGGGAFVLIYLLCIAIIGVPLMMAEILIGRRGRQNPINSLKSIADEEGRSTNWQWLGGMGVLTGFLILSYYSVIAGQAMAYIPRAFSGVFEGVTADGAISIHKALVNDPERLLAWHTIFMLMTVGIVVRGVQHGLEKSVRIIMPALFIIILMLVGYGYNTGQYFDQSVQFLFAIDFSKLTHTGVLTAMGHAFFTLSLGMGAIMVYGSYLPQKASIFKVSLTISVMDTGVALLAGLAIFPLVFANGLEPGQGPSLIFDTLPIAFGHMPGGEFFGGIFFVLLLFAAWSSGISLVEPIVVWLVENKNMTRLRASVYSGAIIWLLGLLTIFSFNIGREWTLFGLTMFELLDYLTANIMLPLGGLLIAFFAGWVMKRQSSMDELGLGNGVLYSTWRVLVRFITPIAIMIVFANLIGLLN, from the coding sequence ATGGCTAGACCTACAAAGTCGATTCATGGCGAGTGGACATCTCGCTGGGCATTTATTCTTGCAGCAACAGGATCGGCTGTTGGCCTGGGAAACATCTGGAAATTCCCATACATCACGGGTGAAAATGGTGGTGGTGCCTTTGTTCTAATTTATCTGCTGTGTATTGCCATTATCGGCGTTCCGCTGATGATGGCTGAAATTCTTATCGGTCGTCGAGGCCGACAAAATCCCATCAATAGTTTGAAGTCGATTGCTGACGAAGAAGGCCGAAGTACAAATTGGCAATGGCTTGGTGGCATGGGTGTGCTGACGGGGTTTTTGATTCTTTCCTACTATAGTGTAATTGCCGGCCAGGCTATGGCGTATATTCCGCGCGCTTTTTCTGGTGTATTTGAAGGGGTCACCGCTGATGGCGCAATTAGTATCCATAAAGCCCTGGTCAATGATCCGGAACGTTTATTAGCCTGGCATACGATATTTATGCTGATGACGGTCGGCATTGTGGTGCGAGGTGTGCAGCATGGTTTAGAAAAGTCTGTGCGCATTATTATGCCCGCCCTGTTTATCATCATATTGATGTTGGTTGGCTATGGTTACAATACTGGGCAATATTTTGATCAGAGTGTGCAGTTTTTATTTGCCATCGATTTTTCTAAATTAACGCATACTGGCGTATTGACTGCGATGGGTCATGCCTTTTTCACCTTAAGTTTGGGGATGGGCGCGATTATGGTTTATGGGTCATACCTGCCTCAAAAAGCTTCTATTTTCAAAGTCTCTCTGACCATATCTGTAATGGATACAGGCGTGGCATTACTTGCAGGCTTGGCGATCTTCCCTCTCGTATTTGCCAATGGTTTAGAACCAGGACAAGGACCAAGTTTAATTTTTGATACGCTACCGATTGCCTTTGGTCATATGCCGGGCGGTGAGTTCTTTGGTGGTATCTTTTTTGTCTTATTATTATTTGCTGCCTGGAGTTCTGGCATTTCACTGGTTGAGCCAATTGTTGTATGGTTAGTAGAAAATAAGAATATGACAAGACTCCGAGCCAGCGTGTACTCAGGTGCCATAATCTGGTTATTAGGTCTGCTGACAATCTTCTCATTTAACATCGGCCGGGAATGGACATTATTCGGATTAACGATGTTTGAGTTGCTTGACTACCTTACAGCGAATATTATGTTGCCTTTGGGCGGATTACTGATAGCCTTCTTTGCAGGCTGGGTAATGAAGCGACAGAGCTCGATGGATGAGCTGGGATTGGGCAATGGAGTGCTGTATTCGACTTGGCGAGTACTTGTACGTTTTATTACACCGATTGCAATTATGATTGTCTTTGCCAATCTTATCGGTCTTCTGAATTAA
- a CDS encoding RnfH family protein: protein MENADLMLIEVAYALPNEQVIIPIEVPKDCVVEEAIKRSGILERFPQIDLKTDKVGIFGKMCKLNAELNDKDRIEIYRPLIADPKESRRQKAEMEKKKKAAAE from the coding sequence ATGGAAAACGCTGATTTAATGCTAATTGAGGTAGCTTACGCGCTACCGAATGAACAAGTCATTATTCCTATCGAAGTCCCTAAAGATTGCGTCGTAGAAGAAGCAATCAAACGTTCTGGCATCTTAGAGCGTTTCCCACAAATCGATTTAAAAACAGATAAAGTCGGTATCTTTGGCAAGATGTGTAAGCTGAATGCCGAGTTGAATGATAAAGACCGTATCGAGATCTATCGTCCATTAATTGCTGATCCGAAAGAATCCCGTCGGCAGAAAGCAGAAATGGAGAAAAAGAAAAAAGCAGCGGCTGAATAA
- the smpB gene encoding SsrA-binding protein SmpB encodes MAAKKNKKKVGENTIAVNRKARHEFFIEDKFEAGLVLEGWEVKSLRDGKVQLNESYVHVRNGEAWLANALITALKTASTHIKPEPQRDRKLLLHRAELHKLIGAVERKGYTLIPLNMYWKKGMAKIEIALAKGKQLHDKRATEKDRDWNRDKARILKAR; translated from the coding sequence ATGGCAGCGAAAAAGAATAAAAAGAAAGTAGGCGAAAACACCATCGCAGTGAACCGTAAGGCACGGCATGAATTTTTCATCGAAGATAAATTTGAAGCAGGACTGGTTCTCGAAGGGTGGGAAGTGAAAAGCCTGCGTGATGGAAAAGTGCAGCTCAACGAAAGCTATGTCCACGTTCGCAATGGTGAAGCCTGGTTAGCAAACGCACTTATTACTGCGTTAAAAACCGCATCTACACATATCAAACCAGAGCCACAACGTGACCGTAAGTTACTGCTGCATAGAGCAGAATTACACAAATTGATTGGTGCGGTTGAGCGTAAAGGCTACACGCTGATTCCATTAAATATGTACTGGAAAAAAGGCATGGCCAAGATTGAAATTGCGCTGGCCAAAGGTAAACAACTTCACGATAAACGCGCAACTGAGAAAGATCGCGACTGGAATCGTGACAAAGCCAGAATTCTGAAAGCAAGATAA
- a CDS encoding ABC transporter permease, with the protein MFAYIVRRILYAFPILIGVNALTFALFFMVNTPDDMARMHLGEKHVTQEAVNVWKEERGYNKALLWNHEQQGIDKLTDTIFFDKSLSLFAFEFGQADDGRDIGEDIQTRMWPSLAIAVPVFIIGMLANITFAMLMVFFRASYLDLSGVILCVVLMSISGLFYIIGGQFLVGKIMQLVPLSGYAQGLDAFKFVILPVFIGIVSGIGSGSRWYRTLFLEEVSKDYVRTARAKGLSEIRVLFVHVLKNAMIPILTGAVVVLPTLFMGSLILESFFGIPGLGSYTIDAIQAQDFAIVRSMVFLGSVLYIVGLVLTDISYTLVDPRVRLDG; encoded by the coding sequence ATGTTTGCTTATATTGTCCGAAGGATTCTCTATGCGTTTCCGATTTTAATCGGAGTCAACGCGCTCACCTTTGCTTTGTTTTTTATGGTCAATACGCCGGATGATATGGCGCGAATGCATCTGGGTGAAAAGCACGTTACTCAAGAAGCGGTAAATGTCTGGAAAGAAGAAAGAGGTTACAACAAGGCGTTGCTCTGGAATCATGAGCAGCAGGGCATAGATAAACTCACCGATACGATTTTTTTTGATAAATCATTGAGTCTGTTCGCATTTGAGTTTGGTCAGGCAGATGATGGCCGCGATATTGGTGAAGATATTCAAACACGTATGTGGCCCAGCCTGGCGATAGCGGTTCCCGTTTTCATTATTGGTATGCTGGCCAATATTACGTTTGCCATGCTGATGGTGTTTTTCAGAGCCAGTTATCTTGACCTCAGTGGGGTCATTCTCTGTGTTGTTCTGATGTCTATTTCTGGGCTGTTTTACATCATCGGTGGCCAGTTTTTGGTGGGAAAGATCATGCAGCTGGTCCCGTTATCAGGCTACGCACAAGGATTAGATGCCTTTAAATTTGTTATTTTGCCTGTCTTTATTGGTATCGTTTCTGGTATTGGTTCAGGCTCACGCTGGTATCGCACTCTATTTCTGGAAGAAGTCTCAAAGGATTATGTTCGCACTGCCAGAGCGAAAGGCTTATCTGAAATCAGAGTGTTATTTGTACATGTGCTGAAAAACGCCATGATACCCATCCTAACTGGGGCGGTAGTGGTTTTACCTACCTTGTTTATGGGAAGTTTAATCCTTGAATCCTTCTTTGGTATTCCCGGCTTAGGCAGTTACACCATTGATGCTATCCAGGCCCAGGACTTTGCTATCGTGCGTTCAATGGTCTTTCTGGGATCGGTTTTGTACATTGTGGGGCTGGTACTGACAGATATTTCCTATACGTTAGTGGACCCAAGAGTAAGATTAGATGGTTGA
- a CDS encoding type II toxin-antitoxin system RatA family toxin: MTTITRSSLVMYTPDQMFDLVNDVEAYPRFLPWCRDSRIISKNEDVICASLDIAKGGIHHEFSTRNVLDHGNAIRIELIDGPFRHLEGHWQFKPIGDNQGCRVQLDMDFEFSTRLLDLALGPVFTQISGSLVEAFCKRAQEIYGKR; encoded by the coding sequence ATGACTACCATCACACGAAGCTCTCTGGTCATGTACACACCTGATCAAATGTTTGATTTGGTTAATGATGTTGAAGCCTATCCACGGTTTTTGCCTTGGTGTCGCGACAGCAGAATTATCAGTAAAAATGAAGATGTTATTTGCGCCTCACTAGATATAGCCAAAGGCGGCATTCATCATGAATTTTCCACCAGGAACGTGCTCGATCATGGCAATGCCATTCGGATCGAGTTAATTGACGGCCCCTTTCGTCACTTAGAAGGCCATTGGCAATTTAAACCTATTGGCGATAACCAGGGGTGTCGTGTCCAGCTTGATATGGACTTCGAATTTTCTACCCGCTTATTAGATTTAGCATTAGGCCCTGTTTTCACTCAAATCTCAGGCTCATTGGTAGAAGCTTTTTGTAAACGTGCACAGGAAATCTATGGAAAACGCTGA
- a CDS encoding EAL domain-containing protein — MQIREKLSLIVIVSILLTSIPAAIWVSAYSKEKLLNREVNNLLAVTQNQVDITSQKLSYAEPKLKGLARLLQSELDKPVTKEEIDKFYQTIELNSDGVWRNKKDQFDGQVNAGIFIPDSADLTDKQKVMHLRIKQVMDVFGSSANRVFENVWYLSPDLRSEVIFDSHYPQFIFTQQADNDYTQTPWVSLTSPSENPDKQYTFTPPLFDPVNQIWMVSALYPLYVNGKWVGSLGEDMQLSNVLGFTFNEQQLYPDTQHFLLDKQGNFILAGHWQAELESGDEKQVTDFLDKENALKVMLKQPVKDSPQIASKDIIVNGEKYIAISMSVVPVNWRYFKLIPIDDLIEPVNRLLAILIAVLFAVTIFSGWLITVAVNKNVISRITRLTREMTRFESGQKVALTAELKGNDEITTAARAFDSMAERIDSYLTRIAESKKSLAESESRWKLALESTGDGVWDVDLEAGTASYSERWKKMLGYMDDSFPDTLDETSEYIHPEDREQARLRFRGYISGEYANYQDEFRMLCGDGSWKWIMARGMIIKRDRDLQPLRMIGTSTDISYFKKIQDELRTNTAKLRELLEYSPIAVRIVTNTTKKIVFANKRYAELVNQDKDKLNDLNPFAFYVDPTVVKTYLNHIAEGKTIYNQLTELNIYGEGTKWTLASYLPIKYGGEECNIGWFYDITDRLKNEEALRLHASVFDDAWEGILITDKDNRIISVNRAFSEITGYTQEELIGEDPKILASGRQGAEFYEEMWECIHTEGRWRGEIWNRKKNGEFFAEILTVSAIENDEGEITNYLGLFVDITEIKKTEHLLVNMAHYDALTQLANRTLLSDRLEQAIAIAKRSEKLLAVCFLDLDGFKPVNDEFGHEIGDKLLIAVAERLAQVTRSGDTAARMGGDEFVVLISNINNIDELDPILTRLSQKIAEPIKINHRKHHVTASIGVAIYPLDNVDGDTLIRHADLAMYEAKQAGRDGYHIFDAKLDQQMHEYHSQLERLHLALIGEEFRLYYQPKVDLRHNRVVGVEALIRWQHPERGLLGAMEFLPIIEDHEFSIELGDWVLKTAFNQLQTWHENNLHIQVSINVSARHIQHDAFLNKLESLLKQYKTIAADDIELEILETSALETVQTAQVVAAASSYLGVPFALDDFGTGYSSLSYLRKLPVRTLKIDQSFIRDMLGNEEDMAIVKGVIELAQVFKRNIIAEGVETEAHFKPLMDMGCDIAQGYAIAKPMPADEVLEWVKHYENAHRKN, encoded by the coding sequence ATGCAGATTAGAGAAAAACTCAGTTTAATCGTCATCGTCAGTATTCTATTGACTTCCATACCCGCCGCTATTTGGGTAAGTGCTTATTCAAAAGAAAAGCTTCTTAACCGAGAGGTGAATAATCTACTGGCTGTGACTCAGAATCAGGTCGATATCACTTCTCAGAAGCTCAGTTATGCAGAACCTAAATTAAAAGGCTTAGCCCGTTTACTACAAAGTGAATTAGATAAACCGGTTACAAAGGAAGAAATAGACAAGTTCTATCAAACAATAGAGCTGAATAGTGACGGGGTTTGGCGTAATAAGAAAGACCAGTTTGATGGTCAGGTCAATGCCGGGATTTTCATTCCTGACTCAGCTGATTTAACAGATAAACAGAAAGTGATGCATTTACGCATCAAGCAGGTGATGGATGTTTTTGGCTCATCTGCTAATCGTGTATTTGAAAATGTGTGGTATCTGTCACCTGATTTACGCAGTGAAGTTATTTTTGATTCTCATTATCCTCAATTTATATTTACTCAGCAGGCTGACAATGATTACACGCAAACGCCTTGGGTAAGCTTAACTTCTCCTTCTGAAAATCCCGACAAGCAATATACCTTTACACCGCCTTTATTTGATCCTGTTAATCAGATTTGGATGGTAAGTGCCTTATACCCGCTTTATGTCAATGGAAAGTGGGTGGGGTCGCTTGGTGAGGATATGCAATTAAGCAATGTGCTGGGCTTTACTTTCAATGAGCAACAACTTTACCCAGATACACAGCATTTCCTGTTGGATAAGCAAGGGAATTTCATTCTTGCAGGCCATTGGCAGGCAGAGCTTGAGTCAGGTGATGAAAAACAGGTGACAGATTTTCTCGATAAAGAGAATGCGCTTAAAGTCATGTTAAAACAGCCTGTTAAAGATAGTCCACAGATTGCGTCAAAAGATATTATCGTAAATGGAGAAAAGTATATTGCCATATCCATGTCGGTGGTTCCGGTTAATTGGCGCTACTTTAAACTCATTCCAATAGATGATTTGATTGAACCCGTTAATCGTTTATTAGCGATTCTGATAGCCGTATTATTTGCGGTCACTATTTTCTCTGGTTGGTTGATTACCGTTGCTGTGAATAAGAATGTGATTTCACGTATCACACGCTTGACCAGAGAAATGACACGTTTTGAGTCCGGACAAAAAGTGGCGTTGACAGCTGAGCTAAAAGGGAATGATGAAATTACCACTGCAGCCAGAGCATTCGACTCTATGGCTGAACGTATCGATTCATATTTAACGCGTATTGCGGAAAGCAAAAAGTCATTAGCTGAAAGTGAAAGCCGCTGGAAGCTGGCACTTGAGTCTACCGGTGACGGTGTTTGGGACGTCGATCTTGAAGCTGGCACAGCAAGTTATTCCGAGCGTTGGAAGAAAATGCTGGGCTATATGGATGACAGTTTCCCAGACACGCTAGACGAGACTTCCGAATACATACACCCAGAGGATAGAGAGCAGGCCAGACTGCGTTTCAGAGGATATATTTCAGGCGAGTATGCCAATTACCAAGATGAATTCCGAATGCTGTGTGGCGATGGCTCATGGAAGTGGATTATGGCGCGCGGCATGATCATCAAGCGTGATAGAGACTTACAACCTTTACGTATGATTGGTACCAGTACTGATATTTCCTACTTCAAGAAAATTCAGGATGAGTTACGCACTAATACAGCCAAACTCAGAGAATTACTAGAATATAGCCCGATTGCTGTTCGAATTGTTACCAATACCACCAAAAAAATTGTCTTTGCGAATAAACGTTATGCGGAGCTGGTTAATCAGGATAAAGACAAATTAAACGATCTCAATCCCTTTGCCTTTTACGTTGATCCTACAGTGGTGAAAACCTATTTAAATCATATCGCTGAAGGTAAAACCATCTATAACCAACTGACAGAGCTTAATATCTACGGAGAAGGAACAAAATGGACACTCGCTTCTTACTTGCCAATTAAATATGGTGGTGAGGAATGCAATATCGGTTGGTTCTACGATATTACTGATCGTCTAAAAAACGAGGAAGCACTGCGTTTACATGCCAGCGTATTTGATGATGCCTGGGAAGGCATTCTGATTACTGACAAAGATAACCGTATTATTAGCGTGAACCGCGCATTTAGTGAGATCACTGGATACACACAGGAAGAATTAATCGGTGAAGATCCTAAAATTCTTGCTTCTGGTCGACAGGGCGCAGAGTTTTATGAAGAAATGTGGGAATGCATCCATACCGAAGGGCGTTGGCGTGGTGAAATATGGAACCGGAAGAAAAATGGGGAATTTTTTGCTGAAATCTTGACCGTAAGCGCAATAGAAAATGATGAGGGCGAGATTACCAATTATCTTGGGCTGTTTGTTGATATTACGGAGATTAAAAAAACAGAGCATCTGTTAGTCAATATGGCCCATTATGATGCCCTGACACAGCTCGCTAATCGAACACTACTTTCAGATAGGCTCGAGCAAGCTATCGCCATTGCTAAACGAAGTGAAAAATTGCTGGCGGTATGTTTTCTGGATCTGGATGGGTTCAAACCTGTCAACGATGAATTCGGTCACGAAATTGGCGATAAACTGTTGATTGCCGTGGCTGAAAGACTAGCCCAAGTTACTCGCTCCGGGGATACAGCTGCCAGAATGGGGGGCGATGAGTTTGTTGTACTTATCAGTAACATAAACAATATCGATGAGCTGGACCCCATTCTTACAAGACTCAGCCAGAAGATTGCTGAGCCGATCAAGATTAACCATCGTAAACATCACGTCACAGCCAGTATCGGCGTGGCTATATATCCCTTAGATAATGTGGACGGTGATACCTTGATTCGTCATGCGGATTTGGCCATGTATGAAGCTAAACAGGCGGGGAGGGATGGCTATCATATCTTTGATGCTAAGCTGGATCAGCAGATGCATGAATACCATTCCCAACTGGAGCGATTACATCTGGCATTGATTGGTGAAGAGTTCAGGCTTTATTATCAGCCAAAAGTGGACCTTCGCCATAACCGTGTTGTAGGTGTAGAAGCCCTTATCCGTTGGCAACACCCTGAAAGAGGTTTATTGGGTGCCATGGAATTTTTGCCTATTATTGAAGATCATGAGTTCAGTATTGAGTTAGGCGACTGGGTATTAAAAACGGCGTTCAACCAATTACAAACATGGCATGAAAACAATTTGCACATTCAAGTCAGTATCAATGTATCGGCCAGACACATTCAGCATGATGCCTTCTTAAACAAACTCGAATCATTATTGAAGCAATACAAGACTATAGCGGCAGATGATATCGAGCTGGAGATTCTGGAAACCTCGGCACTGGAAACGGTTCAGACAGCGCAGGTTGTGGCGGCCGCAAGTAGTTATTTGGGAGTACCGTTTGCTCTGGATGACTTTGGCACCGGTTATTCTTCGTTGTCGTATCTGAGAAAACTACCAGTCAGAACCTTAAAAATTGACCAGAGCTTTATCCGGGATATGCTGGGTAATGAAGAAGACATGGCGATTGTGAAAGGGGTGATTGAGCTAGCTCAAGTCTTTAAACGCAATATCATCGCCGAAGGTGTTGAAACTGAAGCGCATTTTAAACCGCTGATGGATATGGGCTGTGATATTGCGCAAGGTTACGCTATTGCTAAGCCCATGCCAGCAGACGAAGTGCTTGAGTGGGTAAAACACTATGAAAATGCGCACAGGAAGAACTAA
- a CDS encoding GspE/PulE family protein, producing MTHSSKVIPFLLDNHLVDSFSFNTAESFHKQQLMQNPSLLVSLGLISEQQMVSAYVKSHGIEKCDIKTLPSEAPSHEIATRFLQEAECLPVFIDEAELTLAMVNPEDSFACRSIAQLTKKRVKRLVITQSEFKQLYHQWHAEQQDKRVAHSDRTLTDADDDSSLVNRLKDMASQEPVVKLVNSLLNKAVELNASDIHIEPFEHHLAVRYRMDGVLKQLDSPPVKSSAAVISRIKIMAELNIAERRLPQDGRLQIHADGRLIDCRVSTTPTLHGESIVIRLLDKQKVTLDIQQLGLSPQSLNGLIKQIKQPHGIILVTGPTGSGKTTTLYSALQQLNTEEKKILTVEDPIEYQLTGINQIQVKPRIGLGFAEALRALVRQDPDVLMIGEMRDKETASIAIQSALTGHLVFSTLHTNDASSAVTRCLDMGLEHYLLAASLNAVMAQRLVRRLCLSCREQMPINESTWGTLIPDSIPFDDKARFYRAVGCDACQNSGYHGRTMISELLIMTDAIRQLILQKADAKTIEQKAIEQGMQTLKQDGFRLVLAGMTSVDEVLRLTQSDHTHD from the coding sequence ATGACCCATTCATCCAAGGTGATTCCATTTTTACTCGATAACCATCTGGTGGATAGCTTTTCTTTTAATACGGCTGAATCGTTTCATAAACAGCAATTAATGCAGAATCCGTCTTTGCTGGTCAGCTTAGGATTAATTTCTGAACAACAGATGGTATCGGCGTATGTGAAGTCGCATGGCATAGAAAAGTGTGACATCAAAACGTTGCCAAGCGAAGCACCATCGCATGAGATAGCCACACGATTTCTGCAAGAAGCGGAATGTTTGCCTGTTTTTATCGACGAGGCTGAACTCACGCTTGCCATGGTGAATCCGGAAGATAGCTTTGCTTGTCGGTCGATAGCCCAGCTAACTAAGAAACGGGTAAAAAGGCTGGTGATTACTCAGAGTGAATTTAAGCAGTTATACCACCAATGGCATGCTGAGCAGCAGGATAAGCGTGTTGCTCATTCTGATCGCACACTCACAGATGCCGATGATGATTCCTCACTGGTTAATCGCCTGAAAGATATGGCATCACAAGAGCCCGTGGTGAAGCTGGTTAACTCGTTGCTCAATAAGGCTGTTGAGCTTAATGCCTCTGATATTCACATAGAACCTTTTGAGCATCATTTGGCGGTTCGCTATCGCATGGATGGTGTATTAAAGCAGCTCGATTCTCCACCTGTTAAATCCAGTGCTGCCGTAATATCCCGTATCAAAATAATGGCAGAGCTGAATATTGCTGAACGACGGCTGCCGCAAGATGGTCGGCTGCAAATTCATGCTGATGGTCGTTTGATAGATTGCCGTGTTTCCACCACGCCCACACTGCACGGTGAGAGTATTGTGATTCGTTTGCTTGATAAACAGAAGGTGACGCTGGATATTCAGCAACTGGGCTTGTCACCCCAATCATTAAACGGGCTGATAAAACAAATTAAACAACCACACGGCATTATTCTGGTGACGGGCCCCACCGGCAGTGGTAAAACCACGACCTTATATTCTGCTTTGCAGCAATTAAATACCGAAGAGAAAAAAATACTAACCGTCGAAGACCCGATTGAATATCAACTCACTGGCATCAACCAGATCCAGGTCAAACCGCGTATCGGCCTAGGTTTTGCCGAAGCGCTTCGTGCGCTGGTGAGGCAAGATCCGGATGTACTGATGATTGGTGAAATGCGGGATAAAGAAACCGCCTCAATAGCCATTCAATCAGCATTAACCGGCCATTTGGTGTTTTCAACGCTGCACACTAATGATGCCAGCAGTGCGGTAACACGCTGTTTGGATATGGGACTGGAGCATTATTTACTGGCCGCATCGCTGAATGCAGTGATGGCGCAGCGTTTGGTTCGTCGCCTGTGTTTGTCGTGTCGTGAACAAATGCCAATTAATGAAAGTACTTGGGGTACCCTCATCCCAGATTCGATTCCGTTTGATGACAAGGCGAGGTTTTATCGCGCTGTTGGCTGTGATGCTTGTCAAAATAGTGGCTATCACGGACGCACCATGATCAGTGAATTATTGATTATGACGGATGCCATCCGCCAATTGATATTACAAAAAGCCGATGCCAAAACTATTGAACAGAAGGCGATTGAGCAGGGTATGCAGACGCTGAAACAGGACGGCTTTCGCTTGGTGTTAGCTGGCATGACCAGTGTTGATGAAGTGTTACGGTTAACTCAGTCTGACCATACACATGACTAA
- a CDS encoding rhodanese-like domain-containing protein, which yields MSLTAMDLVKQAKSEINEISCEDATSMLDSATVIDVREPAEYEAGHIANALPIPRGMLEFSLNSHPSLTNLEQAIIVYCKSGGRSALAAQTLQTMGYQHVYSIAGGFDAWLQTNN from the coding sequence ATGAGCCTAACTGCAATGGATTTGGTCAAACAAGCCAAAAGTGAAATTAATGAAATCAGCTGTGAAGATGCGACGTCCATGTTGGATAGTGCCACGGTCATTGATGTCAGAGAACCAGCAGAATATGAGGCAGGCCACATAGCCAATGCGCTGCCTATTCCCAGAGGTATGCTGGAGTTTTCACTGAATTCTCACCCATCACTGACTAACCTTGAGCAAGCTATTATTGTTTACTGCAAATCAGGCGGACGATCCGCATTGGCTGCCCAAACATTACAAACGATGGGCTATCAACATGTTTACTCTATCGCCGGTGGATTTGATGCTTGGCTACAGACGAATAACTGA
- a CDS encoding ferritin-like domain-containing protein, with product MVDKIDVRQQALSCLLMSDPWQKAQHTRALYEQISKEGFYLNRQSLDVPTIPGRPEKPDLVPPKALPRRRNNQQTGHATLIHAICHIEFNAINLALDATARFADMPEAFYLDWMQVAYEEAHHFLLLDEHLQSMGFHYGDFPAHDGMWEMAQKTHHDPLTRMALVPRVLEARGLDVTPSMMKKLKNSGDHKAFDILTLILEEEIGHVTIGTRWFNFLCEQRDVDPFETFKTLLHTYFNGEIRGPFHTEARLDAGFTQQEMDLLESQAVYKKQG from the coding sequence ATGGTTGATAAGATTGATGTACGTCAACAAGCCTTAAGCTGCTTGTTGATGAGTGACCCATGGCAGAAAGCACAGCACACAAGAGCACTCTACGAGCAAATAAGCAAAGAAGGTTTTTATTTAAATCGACAATCACTTGATGTACCGACGATACCGGGCAGACCAGAAAAGCCAGATTTAGTCCCACCCAAAGCATTACCGCGTCGACGTAATAATCAACAAACGGGTCATGCCACACTGATTCACGCCATATGTCATATTGAGTTTAACGCGATTAATCTGGCACTGGACGCGACAGCCCGGTTTGCTGATATGCCTGAGGCTTTTTATCTGGACTGGATGCAAGTCGCCTATGAAGAAGCACATCATTTTTTATTATTAGATGAACATTTGCAAAGCATGGGCTTTCATTATGGTGATTTTCCCGCCCATGACGGTATGTGGGAAATGGCGCAGAAAACACATCATGATCCACTGACAAGGATGGCATTAGTGCCTCGCGTGTTAGAGGCGAGGGGATTAGACGTCACTCCTTCGATGATGAAGAAGTTAAAAAACTCTGGTGATCATAAAGCGTTTGATATTTTGACACTGATTTTGGAAGAAGAGATTGGTCACGTGACCATCGGTACTCGTTGGTTTAATTTTCTGTGCGAGCAACGGGACGTGGACCCTTTCGAGACGTTTAAAACCTTACTTCATACCTACTTCAATGGTGAGATTCGTGGCCCGTTTCACACGGAGGCCAGATTAGATGCAGGGTTTACACAGCAGGAAATGGATTTGCTGGAATCTCAGGCCGTATACAAAAAGCAGGGCTGA